Proteins encoded together in one Dermacentor variabilis isolate Ectoservices chromosome 2, ASM5094787v1, whole genome shotgun sequence window:
- the Chpf gene encoding chondroitin polymerizing factor: protein MVLFGRRSSRVVLHKKLVPVGICFGILLSLTAVPFMGCQQRKSPPSAKDGFLSWQQSAPVDDEDFEPVLRLDGHSKTSQANSPEKVALKRPRFYSTELEIREKLLVVVLTSPETVETFGAAVNRTLSGHPNKLIFYACASDGDSSPAVLSAPSVLQLPGTKCDSLAYHVLRHLSVKNTAKDFDFVFLMRDSTYVNGEKLVSIATHVSVNVEVFLGRSTKGACDLDAGMLLSNGVFKKVLGNLDSCLVGTGEILDDHIAQCIAKVSGVPCSDVFQEQPFYSFNLEKDFGYVPDPATLTTRKDFSAVVTLYPVLTSKYFYRLHHHFSLYNLQKVKRQIAFTEKQIADVAIHLPNDTIGRAEWPLGVEPTLKPSNRFDIIRSVYFNDTHLFWKTDTEVTSLISGAEKLSIEDLKTSAKEFLVSSFPKNNLTLLSTVDGYRKFDPTRGLSYVMHLLLWNETSKAETYRTLEFLRPLGKSEIIGMPYVTEHTRIIMVLFVKEKELDHVAVFIEEYAKTCLEKNDNTMLLLAFLQPAGVPDVFGNIRSFAVSSSNRFRKSNAKLATISIRIPEDRRVPSDFALIDLVVRKLPQDSLILLCQTGMEIRTDYLNRVRMNTVSGVQVFLPIPFTQYHPIITEQDPVAPAFLELKRENGFFDSNNFKHFSFYVSDYWRHRALIAKEVPLAHSSTDLTADHYHGLTFGIVELFLVSKQVHLLRAVEPELRVRYIWRDCSDEPNLRAAENCKLSRLYSVGNRGQQAKFLASQTTSAVTGSDVSPSS from the exons ATGGTACTCTTCGGTAGGCGGTCGTCGAGAGTCGTGCTTCATAAGAAACTCGTGCCGGTCGGAATATGCTTCGGAATCCTGCTTTCGTTGACGGCCGTGCCGTTCATGGGCTGTCagcagcggaagtcgccgcccTCCGCAAAGGACGGCTTCTTGAGCTGGCAGCAGTCTGCGCCAGTGGACGACGAAGACTTCGAGCCTGTGTTGCGCTTGGACGGCCACTCCAAGACTTCTCAGGCCAACAGCCCGGAGAAAGTGGCTCTCAAACGACCGCGATTCTACAGCACGGAACTGGAGATACGCGAGAAGCTGCTCGTCGTTGTGCTCACATCGCCAGAAACGGTCGAGACATTTGGTGCAGCCGTGAACAGGACGTTGTCCGGTCATCCGAACAAACTGATTTTCTATGCGTGTGCTTCAGACGGGGACAGCTCGCCAGCTGTTCTCAGTGCTCCATCGGTCTTGCAGCTGCCCGGCACAAAGTGCGACTCTTTGGCGTATCACGTTCTCAGGCATCTGAGCGTGAAGAACACTGCAAAAGACTTCGATTTTGTGTTTCTGATGCGCGATAGCACGTACGTAAATGGTGAAAAGCTCGTTAGCATTGCTACTCATGTGAGTGTAAATGTAGAAGTCTTTTTGGGTAGGTCTACAAAAGGGGCCTGCGATCTGGACGCCGGCATGTTGCTGAGCAATGGAGTATTTAAAAAGGTGCTTGGAAATCTTGACTCGTGCCTGGTTGGGACAGGTGAAATCTTGGACGACCACATTGCGCAGTGCATTGCTAAAGTGTCTGGAGTTCCATGCAGCGATGTTTTTCAG GAGCAGCCTTTCTACTCCTTCAACCTTGAGAAGGACTTTGGCTACGTACCAGATCCGGCAACTCTTACTACGAGGAAAGATTTCAGTGCAGTGGTGACTCTCTACCCAGTGCTTACGTCGAAGTACTTCTATCGCCTGCATCATCACTTCAGCCTCTACAATCTGCAAAAAGTGAAAAGACAAATTGCATTTACGGAGAAACAGATAGCTGACGTCGCTATTCATCTGCCCAATGACACAATAGGACGGGCAGAATGGCCTCTTGGTGTGGAGCCAACATTGAAACCATCCAACAGATTTGACATTATTCGTTCTGTGTATTTCAATGACACCCATCTATTCTGGAAAACAGACACTGAAGTCACTAGCCTGATTAGCGGAGCCGAAAAGCTTAGTATAGAGGACTTGAAAACATCTGCGAAGGAATTTCTCGTGAGCTCTTTTCCCAAGAATAACTTAACACTACTTTCTACTGTTGATGGATATAGAAAGTTTGATCCAACACGAGGCCTTAGCTATGTGATGCATCTTCTGCTTTGGAATGAGACATCCAAAGCAGAGACCTACAGAACTCTTGAATTCTTGCGGCCCCTTGGAAAGTCTGAAATTATTGGCATGCCTTATGTCACAGAGCATACACGGATCATAATGGTACTGTTTGTCAAAGAAAAAGAACTGGACCATGTTGCTGTTTTCATTGAAGAGTATGCCAAGACTTGTCTAGAAAAGAATGACAATACGATGCTCTTGCTTGCTTTCCTTCAACCAGCTGGTGTGCCCGATGTGTTTGGAAACATCCGCAGCTTTGCTGTTTCCAGTTCAAACCGGTTTAGAAAGAGCAATGCTAAGCTCGCAACAATCAGTATCAGGATACCAGAGGATCGACGGGTTCCTTCAGACTTTGCACTGATTGACCTTGTGGTGCGAAAGCTGCCCCAAGACTCCCTTATCCTCCTCTGTCAAACAGGGATGGAAATCAGGACAGACTACTTGAACAGGGTCCGCATGAACACAGTGTCTGGGGTCCAGGTGTTCTTGCCTATTCCATTTACTCAATATCACCCCATCATCACGGAGCAGGATCCTGTTGCTCCAGCGTTCCTTGAACTCAAGAGGGAAAATGGTTTCTTTGACAGTAATAACTTCAAGCATTTCAGCTTCTATGTTTCAGACTATTGGCGTCACCGCGCACTTATTGCTAAAGAGGTGCCTTTAGCGCACAGCAGCACAGACCTAACAGCTGACCATTACCATGGTCTTACCTTTGGGATTGTGGAACTCTTTCTAGTGTCAAAACAAGTTCATCTACTAAGGGCAGTTGAGCCTGAGTTGAGAGTGCGGTACATCTGGAGAGATTGTAGTGATGAGCCCAATCTCAGGGCAGCTGAGAACTGCAAATTATCTAGACTCTACTCTGTGGGCAACAGAGGACAGCAAGCCAAATTTCTTGCCTCCCAGACCACATCTGCAGTGACAGGCAGTGATGTTTCTCCTAGTTCCTGA